One genomic region from Maridesulfovibrio frigidus DSM 17176 encodes:
- the ilvN gene encoding acetolactate synthase small subunit gives MHNYGIDLLVRNHAGVMSQITGLFSRRNFNLEGIICGPVGKGDESRMILTVADDSKLEQIVLQLEKLYDVIEVARVEDSPLIEVLGQL, from the coding sequence ATGCATAATTATGGAATAGATTTACTCGTTCGAAATCATGCCGGAGTGATGAGCCAAATTACAGGACTTTTCTCACGCAGGAATTTCAACTTGGAAGGGATTATTTGCGGGCCTGTTGGCAAAGGTGATGAAAGCAGGATGATTTTGACTGTTGCGGATGACAGTAAGCTTGAACAAATAGTTTTGCAGCTTGAGAAGCTTTACGATGTAATTGAAGTTGCGCGGGTAGAGGACAGTCCGCTTATTGAGGTATTAGGGCAACTTTGA